The region CTGGTAGCCGTAGACGCCGCGGGACTGGTCGCGGACGAGGCGGCCCTTCTCAAGTTCGATCACGCGCTTGCGCATCTGGTCCACGATCTGCTGGTCGTGTGTCGCCATGACGACAGTGGTGCCGGTCCGGTTGATCCGGTCCAGCAGCTTCATGATGCCGACGGACGTCTGCGGGTCCAGGTTTCCCGTCGGCTCGTCGGCGATCAGCAGCATCGGACGGTTGACGAACGCGCGGGCGATGGCCACCCGCTGCTGTTCACCACCGGAGAGCTCGCCGGGCATACGGTCGTCTTTACCGCCCAGTCCCACCAGATCGAGCACCTCGGGGACGGTTTTCCGAATGGCGGTGCGCGGCTTGCCGATCACCTCGAGCGCGAAGGCGACATTCTCCCCGACCGTCTTGTTGGGGAGCAGCCGGAAATCCTGGAAGACGGTCCCCAACTGGCGGCGCATCTGCGGCACCTTCCAGTTGGACAGCCGCGCGAGATCTTTGCCGAGCACATGGACCGCGCCATGGCTGGCGCGCTCCTCGCGGAGGAGCAGCCGGAGGAAAGTGGACTTTCCCGACCCCGAGGAACCCACGAGGAAGACGAACTCGCCCTTCTCGATCTCAAGCGAGACATCCCGAAGTGCGGGACGGTTCTGCTTGGGGTATGTCTTGGTTACGTTGTCGAATCGGATCACTGGAGCACCACGGTGACCTGGGTAGCGGTACGGGCTGCAGCCGAAGCGGCTCCCGTCGGTGAGCGTGACCATACGCGAAGCACATGCGGGCGCGCAGTCCGCCGTCCGGCGTGGGTGGGTTTCTTCACTGCACTATTGGGGTCAAACGGTTGACAAACCGCCTGTCGTGGCGGCTGAAACGGCCACGAAACCGGTACGGATGCGGCACGGAATCGTGCGGGGCGCGCCGAACCGGACGGAAGCTGGCACAGTGGAAGGGGAACCAACCTCTTTCGCTGGGCGTTGGTCCCGTGTCTACTGCGGCACCGCCGCGCGGGAGGAGAAAGCGCATGACGTACGACAGGCTCGTCTGCGCCAACTGCGCGAGCCCCGTCAGCGAGGGCCGCTGCCCGGTCTGCCGGGCCAGCAGGGAGCGCCTGCAGCAGGACGGCATCTTCGGTGGGCTGACGCCGGCCGCGCTGATAGCGCTGCTGGTGGCGCTCATCACGGTGGCCGTGCTCGCGCATGAGATGGCAACGGCGTAACGGAGCGTTACGCAGGCTGTACGTCGGGTGTGGCACACCCTCTGAACGCACAAGGGGCCCGGAGCTCTGGAGAGCTCCGGGCCCCTTACCGTGCGTAGAGCGCGCGATCAGGCGACGTTGTTGCGGTTCACCAGACGCGGCACAAAGCGGAAGCCGATACCGCCGGCGATCATCGTAGCGGCGCCGACCAGCAGGAACGTGGTCTCGGAGGAACCGGTCTCGGCCAGCTGCTCCTTGGCCTTGCCCTGCTCCACCGGCTTGGAGCCGACGTTGTCGGTGCCGGTGTTGTCGTCGCAGTTGGTGCTGTCGAGGTCCACCGTGCAGGTGCTGTCGTCGCCACCACCGCTGCCGCCACCCTGGCCGGGCGAGCTCGGCGAGGCGGTCGGCTCGTCGGTGGGCGCGCCGGTCGGCTCACTCGTCGGCGGCTGAGTGGGCTCATCCGTCGGCGGGTCGGTCGGCTCACCGGTCGGCGGCTGAGTCGGGTCGTCCGTCGGCGGGTCGGTCGGCTCGTCGGTGGGCGGGTCGGTCGGCTCGCCCGTCGGGATCGAGGTCGGCTCGTCGGTCGGCTCGTCCGTCGGCTTGCCGATGCCGACACCGACATCCAGGCCCTTCTCGTCCGCGTTGGCGGAAACGTTCACACCGCCGATACCGACATCCACACCAACGGCCGAGGCGGCGCCGGCGGCGGTGAGCGATGCGCCGGCGGCGATCACCGCACCGGCAGCTATGCGCGCAACGCGCAGCCGCGTCTTCTTCGTCATCTGCCTGCTACCCCCAGTAGCTGTACTCGTCAATGGAGCAGCTATGCGCGGGGCAACGGCTCGGGGTGTCGCATTCTCCGCGGTCCCCATCCCTCTGAGGCGGTCCGCCGGCTCCCGTTCACACGCGCCCCAGTCATACGCATGCCGCGCGTCAGCCTTCCCAGTTTTCAGATCATCGTCAAGGCCATTGCATGCGAGATGTCCGCTATGGAAGTGGATGCGGCATGCATGGGTACAGGACTGTGACCAAAACCGCGGTGTACGGGGCCCGTTGGGGGTCCAGCGGGAAGGTTACTTCCCTTGCTCCTGCTGCTTGCGCCAGCGGATTCCGGCCTCCAGGAAGCCGTCGATCTCACCGTCGAGCACCGCCTGCGGATTGCCGACCTCGAACTCGGTGCGCAGGTCCTTGACCATCTGGTACGGGTGCAGGACGTACGAACGCATCTGGTTGCCCCAGGAATTGCCGCCGTCGCCCTTGAGCGCGTCCATCTTGGCCTGCTCCTCCTGGCGGCGCCGCTCGAGCAGCTTGGCCTGGAGGACGTTCATCGCGGACGCCTTGTTCTGGATCTGCGAGCGCTCGTTCTGACAGGAGACGACGATGCCGGTGGGGATGTGGGTCAACCGCACCGCGGAGTCGGTGGTGTTGACGCCCTGGCCGCCGGGGCCCGAGGAGCGGTAGACATCCACCCGCAGCTCGGACTCGTCGATCTCGATGTGGTCGGTCTGCTCGACGACCGGCAGCACCTCGACACCCGCGAAGGAGGTCTGGCGGCGGCCCTGGTTGTCGAACGGCGAGATCCGCACCAGGCGATGGGTGCCCTGCTCGACGGAGAGCGTCCCGTAGGCGTACGGGATCTGCACGGCGAAGGTGGTCGACTTGATGCCGGCCTCCTCCGCGTACGACGTCTCGTAGATCTGGGTCTTGTAGCCGTGGCGCTCGGCCCAGCGCAGATACATCCGCTGGAGCTGCTCGGCGAAGTCGGCGGCGTCCACCCCGCCCGCCTCGGCGCGGACGTTCACGAGCGCCTCACGGGAGTCGTACTCGCCGGACAGGAGGGTGCGCACCTCCATCTCGTCGACCGCCTTGCGCACGGCCTCCAGCTCGGACTCGGCCTCGGCGCGGGCGTCCGCGTCGCCCTCGTCGGCGGCGAGCTCGAACAGCACCTCGAGATCGTCGATCCGGCCGCGCAGCTCCTCGGCCCGGCGCAGATGCCCCTGGAGATAGGAGAGCTTGCTGGTGACCTTCTGCGCGTTCTCCGGGTCGTCCCACAGGGACGGGGCCGCCGCCTGCTCCTCGAGCACGGCGATGTCGGCCCTCATCTTGTCGAGGTCCAGGACGGCCTCGATCGACCCCATGGTCGAGGAGAGGGACTTCAGCTCTTCGGATACATCGACGACTGCCACGGGACCAGCGTAACCGCTACGGAAGACTGACCGTCCCCGGTCATGGCGTACCGGGGTCCTGGGAGACGGAGTGCTCGCCGCCCTTGGGCTGATCGCCTCCGTCGTCGCCGCCCGCCACCAGCCAGCCGCCGAGCCCCACCGCGACCAGGGCGGCCAGCGTGATCGCGGCCACCTTGAGCCGGCGGCGGCGCAGCGCGCCCGCGACCGCGGGGTTACGGGCCGAGCCCGCCCGGCGCTGGCCGTGCACCCGGGGGGCGCGGGCGGTGCCATGGGCGCCGCCCGCGAGCTCGTCCGCGCTGGGCACCCGCATGCTGGTGTGGGTCTCGCGGCTGGAGTCCGGCACCGCGCCGGGGACCAGCGGCACCGCGCCGCGCCGCCGCGAGGGCGAAGGGGCGGGCCCTGCGGCGGACACGGAGACGCCGCGGTGCGGGGTCTTTGCCTCCGCGCCCTCCCGCTGCTCGCCCTCCTGCTGCTCATCGGGCTCGTCGATGTCCAGCGGCGGATATCCGGCCAGACTGGGCAGCAGCTCGCGCAGCCGGGTGGCCAGCTCGGAGGCGCGCAGCCGGGAGGCGGGCGCCTTGGCCAGGCACTGGAGGAGGAGCTGCCACAGCTCGTCGGGGATCCCGGGCAGCGGCGCCACGGTCTCGGTCACATGGCGGCGCAGGATCGCGCCCGGATGACCGCCGCCGAAGGGCGTGAAGCCGGCCAGCATCTCGTAGAGGACGGTCGCGAGGGCGTACACATCCACGCTGGCCCGGGGCGGCAGCCCCTCGACGATCTCGGGGGCGAGATAGTCCGGGGTGCCGATCACGCTGCGCGGGTTCGGCGAGCGGCCCTGGGAGGAGGCCCGGTCGCGGGCCGGCTGGGCGCGGATCGGGGTCGGCTCGTCCACCAGGCGGGCGATGCCGAAGTCGGTGAGCAGGGCGGGGTGCGCACCGCCGGGGCCGAGCGGGCCCCCCATGTCCAGCAGCACATTCTCCGGCTTGACGTCGCGGTGGACGACCCCGGCGGCGTGCGCGGCGGACAGCGCGTCGGCGACGTCCACCGCGATGGCGACGGCGGCCTCGGGGGCGAGCCGGCGCTCGCGGTCGAGGCGGGTGCGCAGATCCGTCCCGCGGATCAGGTCCATGACCAGCGCGAGGTCATTGCCGTCGACCACCAGGTCGCGCACTCCGACCACCCGGGGGTGGTCGAGGCCGAGCAGTACGGTGCGCTCCTGGACGAAGCGCTCCACGAGCTCCTGGTCGGAGGAGAGATCCTCACGCAGGAGCTTGATGGCGACGGGGCCCTCGGGTCCCTCGCCCAGCCACACCGTGCCGGCGCTGCCGCGCCCCAGGAGCTGGTGCGCGGTGTACCGACTGCCGATCTTCCGTGACAAGACTGCTCCGAATCCTCCGACAAGGGGGGCACGTTGGCGACAAAGCTACGCGGCTACTGGCGCGTTGGGTGCACCAGACAACGCCAACTGTCACTTCTGCGGCGGAAAACACCCTTCGGATGTCGACAAATCGCCGGAGTCGGAGGTGGGAAGGCCAGGATCGGGCCGGAAAGCCGGGGCGGGGACGGGACCGGAAACGGGGACGCTGACGGATCAGCTGCTGGGGCCGCCGAGGTCCTCGATCCACTTCTGGACGTCCTTGGCCCAGCCCGAGACCGCGTCCCAGTAGCTCTGCCCCTCGGCGATCCAGTCCTTGAGCGGGGTCAGCTCCCAGACCAGCCAGGAGCCGACGATGAGGACCACGATCACGAACAGACAGCCCTTGAGGCACCCCAGACCCGGGATCTTCATCCGGTTGGGGCTGGAGCCGCGCTGCCGGGGCTCCCCGCGCGGCTCCGGCTGCTGCGGCGGCGGAGCGTAGCGCTGCGGCTGGGGCTGCTGGGGGTGGTGCGGCGCCGGGGCGTACTGCTGCGGCTGCTGCTGGGCGTACGGCGGCGGCTGCTGACGGCCCCGCTGGCGCTGAGGCGGCTGCGGCTGCTGGGGCTGCTGATACTGCTGCGGCTGCTGGTATTGCTGCTGCTGATACGGCTGCTGGGGCGCGGCGCGGTGCGGGCGGCGGCGCAGCGGGTCCTGGCTCGGGTCGAGGTACTGGACCTGCGTCTGCTCATTGCGGTCGCGGGCCGCGCGCAGCTGGTTCTGCCAGGGGTGCGGATCGTCCTGGCCCGGCGGCACGGGCGGCATGGCGCGCGTCGGATCGGCGCCTCCGGCCGGTCCGGAGCCGGTCGGCAGCACCTGGGTGGGGTCGGCGTTCGCCCCGGTGGTCGGCATCACATTGGTGGCCGCGGCCGGGTCGTACGAGGGGGTGCCCCCCGGTGCGTTCGGGAGCACCTGGGTCGGGTCGGCCGAGTCCGCGGGCGCGGTGTCCGGGACCGGCGCGGGCGCCGGGTCCGGGGCGAGCAGCGCGGCGACGCCGAGCGCCGCCTCGGCCTGCGCGGCGGAGGCGTG is a window of Streptomyces violaceusniger Tu 4113 DNA encoding:
- the ftsE gene encoding cell division ATP-binding protein FtsE — translated: MIRFDNVTKTYPKQNRPALRDVSLEIEKGEFVFLVGSSGSGKSTFLRLLLREERASHGAVHVLGKDLARLSNWKVPQMRRQLGTVFQDFRLLPNKTVGENVAFALEVIGKPRTAIRKTVPEVLDLVGLGGKDDRMPGELSGGEQQRVAIARAFVNRPMLLIADEPTGNLDPQTSVGIMKLLDRINRTGTTVVMATHDQQIVDQMRKRVIELEKGRLVRDQSRGVYGYQH
- a CDS encoding LPXTG cell wall anchor domain-containing protein; protein product: MTKKTRLRVARIAAGAVIAAGASLTAAGAASAVGVDVGIGGVNVSANADEKGLDVGVGIGKPTDEPTDEPTSIPTGEPTDPPTDEPTDPPTDDPTQPPTGEPTDPPTDEPTQPPTSEPTGAPTDEPTASPSSPGQGGGSGGGDDSTCTVDLDSTNCDDNTGTDNVGSKPVEQGKAKEQLAETGSSETTFLLVGAATMIAGGIGFRFVPRLVNRNNVA
- the prfB gene encoding peptide chain release factor 2; the encoded protein is MAVVDVSEELKSLSSTMGSIEAVLDLDKMRADIAVLEEQAAAPSLWDDPENAQKVTSKLSYLQGHLRRAEELRGRIDDLEVLFELAADEGDADARAEAESELEAVRKAVDEMEVRTLLSGEYDSREALVNVRAEAGGVDAADFAEQLQRMYLRWAERHGYKTQIYETSYAEEAGIKSTTFAVQIPYAYGTLSVEQGTHRLVRISPFDNQGRRQTSFAGVEVLPVVEQTDHIEIDESELRVDVYRSSGPGGQGVNTTDSAVRLTHIPTGIVVSCQNERSQIQNKASAMNVLQAKLLERRRQEEQAKMDALKGDGGNSWGNQMRSYVLHPYQMVKDLRTEFEVGNPQAVLDGEIDGFLEAGIRWRKQQEQGK
- a CDS encoding serine/threonine-protein kinase, producing MSRKIGSRYTAHQLLGRGSAGTVWLGEGPEGPVAIKLLREDLSSDQELVERFVQERTVLLGLDHPRVVGVRDLVVDGNDLALVMDLIRGTDLRTRLDRERRLAPEAAVAIAVDVADALSAAHAAGVVHRDVKPENVLLDMGGPLGPGGAHPALLTDFGIARLVDEPTPIRAQPARDRASSQGRSPNPRSVIGTPDYLAPEIVEGLPPRASVDVYALATVLYEMLAGFTPFGGGHPGAILRRHVTETVAPLPGIPDELWQLLLQCLAKAPASRLRASELATRLRELLPSLAGYPPLDIDEPDEQQEGEQREGAEAKTPHRGVSVSAAGPAPSPSRRRGAVPLVPGAVPDSSRETHTSMRVPSADELAGGAHGTARAPRVHGQRRAGSARNPAVAGALRRRRLKVAAITLAALVAVGLGGWLVAGGDDGGDQPKGGEHSVSQDPGTP
- a CDS encoding serine/threonine-protein kinase, which encodes MRPVGSKYLLEEPLGRGATGTVWRASQREAAGAEAAVAGQPGETVAIKVLKEELANDADIVMRFLRERSVLLRLTHPNIVRTRDLVVEGDLLALVMDLIDGPDLHKYLRSNGPFTPVAASLLTAQIADALAASHADGVVHRDLKPANVLLAGTGEGQEMHPMLTDFGIARLADSPGLTRTQEFVGTPAYVAPESAEGRPQTSAVDIYGAGIMLYELVTGRPPFAGNTALEVLHRHLSEEPRRPSTVPEPLWTVIERCLRKRPEERPSAESLARALRVVAAGVGVHASAAQAEAALGVAALLAPDPAPAPVPDTAPADSADPTQVLPNAPGGTPSYDPAAATNVMPTTGANADPTQVLPTGSGPAGGADPTRAMPPVPPGQDDPHPWQNQLRAARDRNEQTQVQYLDPSQDPLRRRPHRAAPQQPYQQQQYQQPQQYQQPQQPQPPQRQRGRQQPPPYAQQQPQQYAPAPHHPQQPQPQRYAPPPQQPEPRGEPRQRGSSPNRMKIPGLGCLKGCLFVIVVLIVGSWLVWELTPLKDWIAEGQSYWDAVSGWAKDVQKWIEDLGGPSS